The following DNA comes from Chitinispirillales bacterium.
AATTGTATCCGAATGCAAAGATTGCGGTAGGTCCCGCCATTGAAAACGGTTTTTATTACGATTTCGGCGATGTAAATCCTTTTACTCCACAAGATTTGGAAGCGATTGAAAAAAAAATGATGGAAATTTCAACGCAAAAAAAGTCTTTTGAACGTTCGATTATTTCCCGTAAAGAAGCAAAAGAATATTTTGAACAAAAAGGCGAAAAATATAAAATAGAATTGCTTGAAGAAAATATTCAGGGCGACCCGTCGTTTTATGAACAGGGCGATTGGAAAGATATGTGCCGCGGTCCGCATTTGCCAAATACCGGATATATTAAAGCGGTAAAACTGTTTTCTACAAGTTCGGCGCATTGGCGTCCCGAGCGGCACAAAGACAATCCGGTTATGATGCAGCGAATTTACGGTATTTCGTTTCCCAAAAAGAAAGATTTGGACGATTATATTACGCTTATAGAAGAAGCGAAAAAACGCGACCATAGAAAATTAGGCAAAGAATTGGATTTGTTTAGTTTTCACGACGAAGGAATCGGATTTCCGTTTTGGCACACAAAAGGAATGGTAATTTATGATACGGTCGCAGAATACAGCCGAAAAGAACATTTGAAACACGGTTACGGGGAGGTGAAAACTCCAGCCGTTTTAAGTGAGGAATTGTGGCACAAAAGCGGGCATTGGGACAAATACAAAGACAATATGTATTTTGTGGAAATTGATGAACGTCCGCATGCGATTAAGCCGATGAATTGTCCGGGCGGGCTGTTGATTTATAAAAATTCAATTCGTTCTTACCGCGATTTACCGATTCGAAATTTTGAATTTGGACTTGTGCATAGGCATGAAAAATCGTCGGTACTGCACGGGCTTTTCAGAGTACGCCAATTTACGCAGGATGACGCGCATATTTTTTGTACGCCGTTGCAAATTGAAGAAGAAATAAACAATGTTATAGAGTTCA
Coding sequences within:
- the thrS gene encoding threonine--tRNA ligase codes for the protein MVVFLSDGSRIEIADGSSVADCATNISLSLSKNALAGVVNEKTVDLNHKLFDGDRISILTFDDDAGKEIFWHSSSHLLAQAVQELYPNAKIAVGPAIENGFYYDFGDVNPFTPQDLEAIEKKMMEISTQKKSFERSIISRKEAKEYFEQKGEKYKIELLEENIQGDPSFYEQGDWKDMCRGPHLPNTGYIKAVKLFSTSSAHWRPERHKDNPVMMQRIYGISFPKKKDLDDYITLIEEAKKRDHRKLGKELDLFSFHDEGIGFPFWHTKGMVIYDTVAEYSRKEHLKHGYGEVKTPAVLSEELWHKSGHWDKYKDNMYFVEIDERPHAIKPMNCPGGLLIYKNSIRSYRDLPIRNFEFGLVHRHEKSSVLHGLFRVRQFTQDDAHIFCTPLQIEEEINNVIEFIFDVYKTMGFNDFFVELSTKPQNYIGEDSVWEIAEKSLQNVLENRKINYKLNPGDGAFYGPKIDFHIRDCLKRSWQCGTIQLDFSMPMRFELEYTDSDGQKKCPVMIHRALLGSMERFIGILLEHYAGFLPLWLAPVQVKVMAVSDTFMPFAENVFNKLKSADIRVEIDARNEKIGFKIRDAETHKIPYMLIIGEREQNDNSISVRLHGKGDAGQMKIDEFIAKLQKQISEKSGYDK